The following are from one region of the Nicotiana tomentosiformis chromosome 7, ASM39032v3, whole genome shotgun sequence genome:
- the LOC104113164 gene encoding probable bifunctional methylthioribulose-1-phosphate dehydratase/enolase-phosphatase E1 1 codes for MSGALKMATDSQAYLEGDKVKETKSLIAELCRHFYNQGWVGGTGGSITIKVHDESIPKAQQLIVMSPSGVQKERMVEEDMYVMSSDGSILTAPVAKPPPHKFPKCSDCAPLFMKAYEMRNAGAVIHSHGMESCLVTMLNPLAKEFRITHMEMIKGIQGHGYYDELVVPIIENTAYERELTESLTEAIKAYPKATAVLVRNHGIYVWGDSWISAKTQAECYHYLFDAAIKLHQLGLDWTTPAHGPIHNPNGPFVGIQNAKISAKAGTLASNGSSIEPSRRCIILDIEGTTTPITFVTDVLFPYARDNVGRHLDATYGSAETQQDIKLLRAQVQQDLENGVAGAVHIPSEDAGKMEVLAALVANVEAMIKADRKIIALKELQGHIWQTGFENNELEGLVFDDVPQALEKWTSLGFKVYIYSSGSRLAQRLLFGHTKHGDLRNYLCGFFDTTVGNKRETKSYQEITASLGVDNPSEILFLTDVYQEATAAKAAGLEVIISVRPGNGPLPDNHGFRTIRSFSEI; via the exons ATGAGCGGAGCTCTGAAAATGGCGACTGACTCTCAAGCATACTTAGAAGGTGACAAGGTTAAAGAAACCAAGTCCTTAATCGCCGAACTCTGCCGTCATTTTTACAACCAGGGCTGGGTTGGGGGCACCGGCGGCAGCATCACCATTAAAGTCCACGATGAATCTATTCCCAAAGCCCAACAACTTATCGTCATGTCCCCTTCCG GGGTGCAAAAGGAAAGGATGGTGGAAGAGGATATGTATGTGATGTCATCAGATGGGTCTATTTTAACTGCGCCGGTGGCTAAACCTCCTCCCCACAAATTTCCCAAGTGTTCTGATTGTGCTCCTCTTTTTATGAAG GCATATGAGATGCGTAATGCTGGTGCCGTTATCCACAGTCATGGAATGGAATCCTGCCTTGTAACAATGCTTAATCCACTAGCAAAAGAATTTCGG ATCACTCATATGGAAATGATAAAAGGAATTCAAGGGCATGGTTACTATGACGAACTTGTGGTTCCTATCATAGAGAACACTGCATATGAGAGAGAACTCACAGAATCTCTTACTGAAGCT ATCAAAGCTTACCCAAAAGCAACAGCCGTGCTGGTCCGCAACCATGGTATATATGTGTGGGGAGATTCTTGGATCAGTGCTAAAACACAG GCTGAGTGCTACCACTACCTCTTTGATGCTGCTATTAAACTTCATCAATTAGGACTTGACTGGACAACACCAGCTCATGGTCCCATTCATAACCCCAATGGTCCTTTTGTTGGCATCCAGAATGCCAAAATATCTGCAAAAGCAGGTACTCTTGCTTCAAATGGCAGCAGCATTGAACCATCAAGG CGGTGCATCATTTTGGATATAGAAGGAACCACTACCCCAATAACATTTGTTACTGATGTTCTGTTCCCTTATGCACGTGATAATGTGGGGAGACATTTGGATGCTACATATGGCTCAGCAGAAACTCAACAGGATATTAAGTTATTACGTGCTCAA GTGCAACAAGACCTAGAAAATGGTGTTGCTGGTGCTGTGCATATCCCGTCTGAAGATGCTGGGAAGATGGAAGTACTTGCAGCTTTGGTTGCTAATGTAGAGGCAATGATTAAAGCGGACCGAAAGATTATTGCATTGAAGGAGTTACAG GGACATATATGGCAAACTGGGTTTGAGAATAATGAGTTAGAGGGACTTGTTTTTGATGATGTGCCTCAAGCTCTTGAGAAATGGACCTCTTTAGGCTTCAAG GTATACATATACTCAAGTGGCAGCAGATTGGCACAGAGACTTTTGTTTGGTCACACAAAACATGGAGACCTGAGAAATTATCTCTGTGGATTTTTCGATACAACAGTGGG AAACAAGAGAGAAACAAAAAGTTACCAAGAAATTACAGCATCGTTGGGAGTAGATAATCCATCAGAGATATTGTTTTTGACAGATGTCTATCAAGAAGCAACAGCTGCAAAGGCAGCAG GTTTGGAAGTGATAATCTCTGTCAGACCAGGAAACGGACCTCTCCCGGATAATCACGGGTTCAGGACAATCCGATCATTTTCAGAGATCTGA
- the LOC104113174 gene encoding VQ motif-containing protein 4-like, with amino-acid sequence MEMTSRIQDRENPSSINSPRSNGTSPNSNSNGSVIQNPTPPLTPKTISRSEINNPYPTTFVQADTSSFKQVVQMLTGSAETAKQADPSSSSSSNKGTIPPIRTAPKKPGFKLYERRNSLKNGLMISPLIPGLHSAHNSSSFSPRNKPEILSPSILDFPSLALSPVTPLIEDTFNKSSPLSNLSEEDKAIAEKKFYMHPSPRRTPRDSEPQLLPLFPVTSPRVSGSSSS; translated from the coding sequence ATGGAAATGACCTCAAGAATTCAAGATAGAGAGAACCCATCTTCAATAAACTCACCAAGAAGCAATGGAACAAGTCCAAACAGCAACAGCAATGGATCAGTAATCCAAAATCCAACCCCACCACTGACCCCAAAAACAATCTCTAGATCTGAAATAAACAACCCTTACCCAACAACTTTTGTACAAGCTGATACTTCTTCCTTTAAACAAGTTGTTCAAATGCTCACTGGTTCCGCTGAAACTGCAAAACAAGCAGAtccatcttcatcttcatcttccaATAAAGGGACCATTCCTCCTATTAGAACTGCCCCTAAAAAACCCGGTTTCAAGCTCTACGAAAGAAGAAACAGTTTAAAAAATGGGTTAATGATTAGCCCTTTGATTCCTGGGCTTCATTCAGCCCATAATTCAAGTAGTTTTTCACCTCGGAACAAGCCCGAGATTTTATCGCCCAGTATTCTTGATTTCCCTTCGCTTGCTTTAAGCCCAGTTACGCCATTGATCGAAGACACATTTAACAAGTCATCTCCATTGAGTAATCTTTCAGAAGAGGATAAAGCTATTGCTGAGAAGAAGTTTTATATGCATCCTTCGCCAAGGAGAACGCCTAGAGATTCTGAGCCACAGCTTTTGCCGTTGTTTCCAGTAACTTCTCCTAGAGTTTCAGGGTCTTCTTCTTCTTGA
- the LOC104113182 gene encoding dynamin-related protein 5A, with protein MSTTNTFLNTPTKTPNSTSISKKHHKQHASDSGSEFKDRFEAYNRLQAAAVAFGEKLPIPEIVAIGGQSDGKSSLLEALLGFRFNVREVEMGTRRPLILQMVHDPTALEPRCRFQEEDSEEYGSPIVLASAIVDTIKFRTESLLKRTRAAVSSKPIVMRAEYAHCPNLTIIDTPGFVLKAKKGEPERTPDEILSMVKSLASPPHRIILFLQQSSVEWCSSLWLDTIREIDPTFRRTVIVVSKFDNRLKEFTDRWEVDRYLSASGYLGENTRPFFVALPKDRGTISNDEFRRQISQVDAEMLHYLRDSVKGGFDEDKYRSYVGFGCLRDYLEAELQRRYKEAAPATLALLEQRCGEVSAEIARTECKIKATSDVAHLRKSAMLHTAALCNHVEALIDGAADPAPEQWGKTTEEERSESGIGSWPSVTVDIKPPNATLRLYGGAAFERVMHEFRCATYSIKCPPVSREKVANILLAHTGRGGGRGITEAAAEIARAAARSWLAPLLDTACDRLAFVLGNLFEISIEKNHGHDSNHGHRSADMDGYVGFHAALRQSYNHFIKDLSKECKQLLRHHLDSVTSPYSHVCYENSFIGSFSSGASSMYQFNQASTGPLCLELSDGGTALRKEVMKDQENMPPEKNAQETTPGKVTENREALRECQMTVPETPSPDQPSDGNYGIKRELVNCVEVGARKRHPRIAGNARNCGQNGESLLFGNGDNISRPGSTYAEICSSAAQHFARIREVLVERSVASTLNSGFLTPCRERLLVALGLDLFAVNDEKFMDMFVAPGAIDTLENERQSLQKRQKILHSCLNEFKSVARAL; from the exons ATGTCTACGACCAATACCTTCCTCAACACACCAACCAAAACCCCAAACAGTACTTCCATTTCCAAGAAACACCACAAGCAGCATGCTTCGGATTCGGGTTCTGAATTCAAGGACCGATTTGAGGCTTACAATCGGCTCCAAGCAGCGGCTGTGGCCTTCGGTGAGAAACTTCCGATTCCTGAAATAGTAGCCATTGGTGGACAGTCCGATGGAAAGAGCTCTCTCCTCGAAGCCCTATTGGGATTCCGGTTTAATGTCCGAGAAGTTGAGATGGGTACCCGACGCCCTCTCATCTTGCAAATGGTCCACGACCCCACCGCTCTAGAGCCCCGTTGCCGCTTTCAG GAGGAGGATTCAGAAGAATATGGAAGCCCTATTGTGCTGGCCTCTGCAATTGTAGATACCATAAAGTTTCGGACTGAATCACTTTTGAAAAGGACAAGAGCTGCAGTCTCTTCAAAGCCGATTGTCATGAGAGCAGAATATGCCCATTGTCCTAATCTTACCATTATCGATACACCTGGCTTTGTTCTAAAA GCGAAGAAGGGCGAACCGGAGAGAACGCCAGATGAGATTCTATCCATGGTGAAGTCACTAGCCAGTCCACCCCATCGAATTATTCTGTTCCTTCAGCAGAGCAGTGTAGAATGGTGCTCGTCTTTATGGCTGGACACTATTCGAGAGATTGATCCAACCTTTAGGAGGACAGTGATTGTTGTCTCCAAATTTGATAACCGGCTCAAG GAGTTCACTGACCGCTGGGAAGTAGATCGGTATTTGAGTGCAAGTGGTTATCTAGGGGAGAATACTCGTCCCTTTTTTGTGGCACTGCCTAAGGATCGAGGCACAATTTCCAATGATGAGTTTCGCCGTCAAATATCTCAAGTGGATGCAGAGATGTTACACTATTTGCGTGATAGTGTTAAAGGTGGGTTTGATGAAGACAAATACAGGTCCTATGTTGGGTTCGGTTGTCTCAGAGATTATTTGGAGGCGGAGCTCCAGAGAAGATACAAAGAAGCTGCACCGGCAACACTTGCTCTGCTTGAACAACGATGTGGCGAAGTCAGTGCTGAAATAGCTAGAACGGAGTGCAAGATAAAGGCAACATCTGATGTTGCACATCTTCGGAAATCTGCCATGTTGCACACTGCCGCTTTATGCAATCATGTG GAGGCACTTATTGATGGTGCAGCAGATCCAGCACCCGAGCAATGGGGGAAAACAACAGAGGAAGAACGGTCAGAGAGTGGTATTGGGAGTTGGCCAAGTGTTACAGTTGATATTAAACCTCCAAATGCGACCCTTCGCCTTTATGGTGGTGCTGCCTTTGAGAGGGTGATGCATGAATTTCGATGCGCAACATATTCAATTAAATGCCCCCCTGTGTCAAGGGAGAAG GTGGCTAACATTTTGCTTGCTCATACTGGCCGTGGTGGGGGTAGAGGAATTACTGAGGCAGCTGCAGAGATTGCACGAGCTGCAGCTCGATCTTGGCTTGCTCCTCTTCTTGACACAGCTTGTGATCGTTTGGCTTTTGTTTTGGGCAATCTCTTCGAGATTTCTATTGAGAAAAATCACGGACATGACTCCAACC ACGGACATAGATCAGCGGATATGGATGGATATGTCGGTTTTCACGCTGCTCTAAGGCAATCGTACAACCATTTCATAAAAGATCTATCCAAAGAGTGCAAGCAACTACTACGCCATCATCTTGATTCAGTTACAAGCCCATATTCTCATGTCTGCTATGAGAACAGCTTCATTGGGAGTTTTAGCTCTGGTGCAAGCTCAATGTACCAATTCAATCAAGCCTCAACTGGTCCATTATGTCTCGAGCTATCTGATGGGGGGACTGCATTGCGCAAAGAAGTTATGAAAGACCAAGAAAACATGCCCCCTGAAAAAAATGCTCAGGAAACAACACCTGGAAAAGTTACAGAAAATAGAGAAGCCCTACGAGAATGCCAAATGACTGTGCCCGAGACCCCATCTCCAGACCAACCTTCTGATGGAAATTATGGTATCAAAAGAGAACTTGTAAACTGTGTCGAGGTTGGAGCAAGAAAACGCCACCCGAGAATTGCAGGCAATGCTAGAAATTGTGGCCAAAATGGTGAGAGCCTTTTGTTTGGAAATGGGGACAACATATCAAGACCAGGCTCTACTTATGCAGAGATATGCTCCTCAGCTGCACAGCATTTTGCTCGAATACGTGAAGTTCTGGTAGAGCGCAGCGTGGCATCAACACTAAATTCTGGATTTTTAACTCCATG TCGAGAACGGCTTCTTGTAGCACTTGGGCTGGATTTGTTTGCTGTAAATGATGAAAAATTCATGGACATGTTTGTTGCACCTGGAGCCATAGATACTCTAGAGAACGAACGGCAATCACTTCAAAAACGACAGAAAATTCTGCATTCTTGCTTGAATGAGTTCAAAAGCGTGGCTAGAGCACTTTGA